A genome region from Triticum aestivum cultivar Chinese Spring chromosome 2B, IWGSC CS RefSeq v2.1, whole genome shotgun sequence includes the following:
- the LOC123040869 gene encoding protein DMP2-like: MEEGIKEAESSKKAAAAAAEGTGTKVGVMADSTLGSIGDVLKLLPTSTVIVYEVLNPIVTNAGACSVANRVVTAVLLVLCAFSCAFSAFTDSFVGADGKVRYGLVTPRGLLPFGGSDDDDTGVRDFSKYKLRPADFAHAFFSVVVFAAVALLADANTVACFYPALREQQKQVVMALPVVVGALASVVFVVFPSKRHSIGYPPAKPAASSLASQ, translated from the coding sequence ATGGAAGAAGGCATCAAAGAAGCAGAGTCGAGCaagaaagcagcagcagcagcagccgaggGCACCGGGACCAAAGTGGGCGTCATGGCCGACTCCACGTTAGGGAGCATCGGCGACGTGCTCAAGCTGCTGCCGACGTCGACGGTGATCGTGTACGAGGTGCTCAACCCAATCGTGACTAACGCCGGCGCGTGCAGCGTCGCCAACAGGGTGGTCACCGCGGTGCTCCTCGTGCTCTGCGCCTTCTCCTGCGCCTTCTCGGCCTTCACCGACAGCTTCGTCGGTGCCGACGGCAAGGTCAGGTACGGCCTCGTGACGCCCAGGGGCCTCCTGCCGTTcggcggcagcgacgacgacgacaccggggTAAGAGACTTCTCCAAGTACAAGCTGCGCCCGGCTGACTTCGCGCACGCCTTCTTCTCGGTGGTCGTGTTCGCGGCCGTGGCGCTGCTGGCCGACGCCAACACGGTGGCGTGCTTCTACCCGGCGCTCAGGGAGCAGCAGAAGCAGGTGGTCATGGCACTGCCCGTCGTGGTCGGCGCCCTCGCGAGCGTCGTCTTCGTCGTGTTCCCCTCCAAGCGCCACTCGATCGGGTACCCTCCGGCGAAGCCTGCCGCGAGCTCGCTGGCGTCGCAGTAG